From the Halorhabdus utahensis DSM 12940 genome, one window contains:
- a CDS encoding ArsR/SmtB family transcription factor has translation MGKLLPRRGERADTAEEPRVLGLNEGAADEAFAALSSETARRVLSLIYDDPRTPVEVRDEIGTSLQNVHYHIEKLESADLIESVGTDYSAKGNEMNVYAPTSEALVLVAGEQEDESLLKRAVGRLLAGVGVLAAGALAFGFAAQQILTESTSDSTGGNGGSVGAMDTESVQVSANADTVQSASEATGPLSILGDPAVAFFLGGVFILAIVGVWWYARSR, from the coding sequence ATGGGGAAGTTACTGCCACGCCGTGGTGAGCGGGCCGACACCGCCGAGGAGCCGCGGGTGCTCGGGCTCAACGAGGGTGCTGCTGACGAGGCGTTTGCCGCCCTTTCGTCGGAGACGGCCCGACGAGTGCTCTCATTGATCTACGACGATCCTCGGACGCCGGTCGAGGTCCGCGATGAGATCGGAACGTCGCTCCAGAACGTCCACTACCACATCGAGAAACTCGAATCAGCTGACTTGATCGAATCGGTCGGGACGGACTACTCGGCGAAGGGCAACGAGATGAACGTCTACGCGCCAACCAGCGAGGCGCTCGTACTCGTCGCCGGCGAACAGGAGGACGAATCCCTGTTGAAGCGGGCCGTCGGCCGGCTCTTGGCGGGCGTCGGCGTCCTCGCCGCCGGGGCGCTGGCGTTCGGGTTCGCTGCCCAGCAGATCCTGACGGAGTCGACATCGGACTCCACGGGCGGGAATGGCGGTAGCGTTGGTGCGATGGATACCGAGTCAGTCCAGGTGTCAGCGAACGCCGACACGGTCCAGTCGGCGTCCGAGGCTACCGGTCCGCTTTCGATTCTCGGTGACCCTGCCGTTGCGTTCTTTCTCGGGGGGGTATTCATCCTCGCCATCGTCGGTGTCTGGTGGTACGCACGCAGTCGCTGA
- the fer gene encoding ferredoxin Fer, translated as MPSPYQILEIDRAASEDAIHRAYRRRVKEAHPDQGGSAAEFQAVQTAYEALLSEFHEGSDDGARLDRSAGPVSVEYLDYDVLDDQGWTLDDGSLFGKAADAGLDATDYGTFSVTPERTLLESAEATGHEWPYSCRGGACANCAVAVCRGELSQPVNHILPADAIDRGIRLSCVGKPITDDLAVVYNVKHLPSIADLRLPPRPADSRGID; from the coding sequence GTGCCGTCGCCGTACCAGATCCTGGAAATCGACCGGGCTGCGAGCGAAGATGCCATCCACCGTGCGTACCGTCGACGCGTCAAGGAGGCTCATCCGGACCAGGGTGGCTCGGCTGCCGAATTCCAGGCTGTCCAAACCGCTTACGAGGCGCTGCTATCGGAGTTCCACGAAGGTTCGGACGACGGGGCGCGCTTGGATCGGTCTGCCGGTCCCGTCTCCGTCGAATACCTCGACTACGATGTCCTGGACGACCAGGGCTGGACGCTTGATGACGGCAGCCTCTTCGGGAAGGCAGCCGATGCTGGACTGGATGCAACCGACTACGGGACGTTTTCGGTAACTCCCGAACGGACCTTGCTGGAATCCGCCGAAGCGACCGGCCACGAGTGGCCATACTCCTGTCGCGGCGGTGCCTGCGCCAACTGTGCCGTTGCCGTGTGTCGCGGCGAACTCTCCCAACCCGTCAATCACATCCTGCCGGCGGACGCCATCGACCGGGGCATTCGACTCTCCTGTGTCGGCAAACCGATCACGGACGATCTCGCAGTTGTGTACAACGTCAAGCACTTGCCGTCGATCGCCGACCTCCGGCTGCCGCCGCGACCCGCCGACAGTCGCGGAATCGACTGA
- the hisD gene encoding histidinol dehydrogenase — MDVQSISDLDDRRRRALFERDSGIGEIREDVQDIVATVHQDGDEALRDFSRRFDGVEIDDFDVTEQAAKAYEAIDDEVREAIETAAANIRAFHERQVPEDWSVEPSEGRELGRKYYPLDSAGVYAPGGTAAYPSSVLMGVVPAKVADVEHVAVATPPAEEINPVTMAAMHAAGADAVYQIGGAQAIAALAYGTDSIDPVDVIVGPGNRWVTAAKAEVRGDVRIDMLAGPSEVLTLTDATADPEIVAAEVVAQAEHDPNAGVVAVTPDSDHAEAVAAEIDRQAPQRERAEIVREALANDASGVFLADSMDAAVAFSEDYAPEHIFVHAANERELLDRITNYGSAFVGEFTPVAAGDYASGTNHVLPTGGSAAIASGLSVDDFVRPATYQQLSEDGLETLRETITTLAEAEGLEAHAQSVETRFED, encoded by the coding sequence ATGGACGTACAGTCCATTTCCGACCTCGACGACCGACGGCGACGAGCGCTCTTCGAGCGAGATTCCGGGATCGGCGAGATCCGCGAGGATGTCCAGGACATCGTCGCAACGGTCCATCAGGACGGCGACGAGGCCCTTCGGGACTTCAGTCGCCGGTTCGACGGCGTCGAGATCGACGACTTCGACGTCACCGAGCAGGCCGCGAAGGCCTACGAGGCGATCGACGACGAGGTACGCGAGGCGATCGAGACAGCCGCCGCAAACATCCGCGCGTTCCACGAACGACAGGTCCCCGAGGACTGGTCTGTCGAGCCAAGCGAGGGGCGCGAACTCGGCAGGAAGTACTACCCGCTCGATTCGGCAGGGGTCTACGCACCCGGCGGCACGGCAGCCTATCCCTCTAGCGTGCTGATGGGCGTCGTGCCAGCGAAGGTCGCCGACGTCGAACACGTCGCCGTGGCGACCCCGCCGGCCGAGGAGATCAATCCGGTCACGATGGCGGCGATGCACGCCGCCGGTGCGGACGCCGTCTATCAGATCGGCGGCGCACAGGCCATCGCTGCACTCGCCTACGGCACCGACTCGATCGACCCCGTCGACGTGATCGTCGGCCCGGGCAACCGCTGGGTCACCGCCGCGAAGGCCGAAGTCCGCGGCGACGTCCGGATCGACATGCTTGCCGGCCCCAGCGAGGTGCTGACGCTGACCGACGCGACGGCAGACCCCGAGATCGTCGCCGCCGAAGTGGTCGCACAGGCCGAACACGATCCCAACGCCGGGGTTGTCGCGGTGACGCCCGATTCCGACCACGCCGAGGCTGTCGCCGCGGAGATCGACCGCCAGGCACCCCAGCGCGAACGCGCCGAGATCGTGCGAGAGGCACTTGCAAACGACGCCAGCGGCGTCTTTCTCGCCGATTCGATGGATGCGGCCGTGGCGTTCAGCGAGGACTACGCGCCCGAGCACATCTTCGTCCACGCGGCGAACGAGCGCGAGCTGCTCGACCGGATCACGAACTACGGGAGTGCGTTCGTCGGCGAGTTCACCCCGGTTGCCGCGGGTGACTACGCCAGTGGTACCAACCACGTCCTCCCGACCGGCGGATCGGCAGCGATCGCAAGCGGGCTCTCGGTCGATGACTTCGTCCGTCCGGCGACGTATCAGCAACTCTCCGAGGACGGGCTCGAGACGCTCCGGGAGACGATCACCACACTGGCCGAAGCCGAAGGACTCGAGGCCCACGCACAGAGCGTCGAAACGCGCTTTGAGGACTGA